The Alkalibacter rhizosphaerae genomic sequence TCCATCGTCTTGACGTTTTTTCTTATAGATGGCTCTGCTTTTCTTTTCTTTCTTACTGTTGTCGATGGCAACAGGCGTAATGACCCTTTTTTTCTTGTTGGTCTTTCGATTGTCTCTTTTGCCGTCTTTTTTCGGCGGTCCGGATGGTGCTTTCTTCTCTGTTGTTGCGGCTGGAGTACTGCCGGAAGCATTCCCGGTGGTTTTCTTGACCGGTCCTTTGCCCGATGTCTTCGGCGCTTCTTTCTTCTCGGCAGGCGCGACTTTCTTCTCTATAGGTTTTTCTTCCTCTTTTGCCGCGACAGCTACACCGTCCTGCTTGAAATTGTTACGGAAATACTTCTCCTGTTGTTCCGTCAATGCGCTCATGTGGTTCTTGACCGGAATGTCCATGGACTGCAGGATCACAACCAATTCCTTGCTGTTGATGTTCAATTCCTTTGCCAGATCATATACTCTTGATTTGCTCATAAAACTCCCCCTGTTTCTATGGTATTCTCATGCAGTTTTATCAGGTTTTCGCTTTGGTTTTTGTCTTTGAATCCCAATACGGCAGCTTGGTCCCTGCCGATGGCTTTCCCCAATACTTCTTTCGTTCCGGCTATTCGCATGGGTATGGACAATTCTTTGCAGAATCGTTCGTATTTGTTCCGGATCCGAATGGAGGTGTCTGTCGCCACCACTACCAGTCGAAGGGTCCCACGATTCAATTCCTTTTCCACCATGTGATCTCCGGACACAACAGCACCGGATTTCTTGGCGATCCCTATAAAACGGTAAAATTTATTTTCTTCCATTTTTTATCTCTTCCATAACTCTGATTTTATCTTCTTCGGCCACATCGGTCTTAAATGCCCGATTCAGTGCATTTTTCTTTAGAATGCCCTCGATACAGGCATCTTCTCCACATAAATAGGCACCTCGCCCGTTTGCTTTTCCTGTAGGATCGAAAAAGATCCGACCTTCCTTGTTTTTTACAACACGGACCAGATTTCTTTTATCGATCTTGTTGCCGCAAACGATGCAGGTTCTTTGCGGTATTTTCTTCATAACAAACCTCCATCAAAGCTCGAGATCGTCCAACAATTCTTCTGCAGCCGTTTGGACTTGTGCCATGTTTTCCGCCTGGGTCTTGCTCTTGATGTCGATCTTCCACCCCGTCAACTTGGCTGCCAATCTTGCGTTTTGTCCTTCTTTTCCAATAGCCAGGGACAATTGGTAATCGTCCACCACCACCAAAGCGGATTTCTCCATTTCATTGATGTCCACCCGCAATACCTTGGCAGGTGACAGGGAGCTGGCAATGTATTCTTTGGGATCGTCGCTCCATTTGATGATGTCGATCTTTTCCCCATGAAGTTCGTCCACGATATTTTGTACCCGGATCCCTTTCGGTCCCACGCAGGAACCTACCGGATCCACGTTGGCATCCAGGGCAAACACGGCGATCTTCGTTCTGGACCCTGCTTCTCTGGAAATGGATTTGATCACGACGGTACCGTCGTAGATCTCCGGCACTTCGCTTTCGAAAAGGCGTTTCACCAAACCCGGATGGGTCCTGGAAACCAAGATCTGCGGTCCTTTTGTGGTTTTTTTCACTTCCAGCAAATACACTTTGATCCGCTTGTTTTGTTCGTATTCTTCGCCTTGGACCTGCTCTGTAGGAAGCATGATCCCTTCCGTTTTTCCCAGATCGATAAAAACGTTGTTTTTTTCCTTGCGTTGAATGACCCCGTTGATGATTTCGTCTTCCCGCTCGATAAACTGGTTGAAGATAATGTTTCTTTCCGCTTCCTTGATTCGCTGGACCACCAGTTGTTTTGCATTCTGTGCGGCGATCCGTCCAAAGTTTTTCGGTTTGATCTCGATTTCTGCGACATCACCGATCTCATACTCGCCATGGATCTGTCTAGCATCCTCCAGGCCGATCTGAGTCACTGGATCCTCTACGTCTTCCACGATGTCTTTCAACGCATGGACGTCGATCTCCCCTGTCTCCCGATCGATGTTGATCTTGATGTTGTGGGCGCTGCCGTAATTTTTTTTGTAGGCACTGGCGATTGCCGCCTCAATGGCATCGATCAATTCCTCTTTGTCGATTCCTTTTTCTTTCTCTACGGAATCCAATGCCATGATAAATTCCTTGTTCATATTGTTATTAACCCTCCGATTCCTTAAAATTCAAAATAAAGTTTTGCATTTGCCACATTTTTAAAGGGGATCTCCAATGTTTTACCATCCGGCAATTCCAATATCAGCACATCCTCCGCCAGACCCTTGTTGATTCCTTTGTATTTCTTGCTGCCTTCCAATGATGTATACAGGCTTACTTCGATTTCTCGATCCATGTAACGCTCAAAGTCTGCCACTTTTTTTAACGGTCGATCCAACCCCGGCGATGATACCTCCAAAAAGTAACTGTTGGCGATGGGGTCTGCTTCGTCCAAAAGAACATTGATGCGACTGCTAAAGGTTTGGCAATCTTCCAAAGTCACGCCACCTTCCTTGTCGATGTAAAAACGCAGATACCAGTTCTGGCCTTCCTTGATGTATTCTACATCCACCAGTTCGTAGCCCAATGCGTCTGCTAGCGGCAACGCGATGTCACGAACCAACCCTTCCGTATTTCTTTTGGTCATGTCTACCCTCCTGATTTAAACAAGAAAGAGCGGGTTTATCCCACTCTTCGCAAAGTTCACTCAAATTGTTGTTAACATCATACCATACTTTTAAACATTTTTCAAGGGGATGGGCCTATCTGCTACAAGATAAACTCGGAGACCATATCCGGTGTGACTATGGGTCCGTCGTACTTGGAACCGGCACGAATGCGCATGAAGGGAATGTCGCCGTCGCTTGGCAGATGATACAGGCACAATTTCCCCACACCAGCTGCTGCGGCTGTCATTCCCGCTTCAATATCCGACATGTGCCCCCTCCCCGTAGAGTGACGTGTTCCCAAACTGACGGTGGCTTCACAAATCAGCAGGTCCGCTCCCTTTATGAAGTCTATATGAGATTCATCATAGGAAGAATCCGTATAGAAGACGACGGATCTTCCATTCCGTTCGATCCGGAATGCATAACATTCAATGGTGTGGTTGACTTTTTTCACGGTCACTTTTGCTCCGGCGATCTCCAGTTCCATCCCGTCCTCCAACACCCTGGTATCGGAATAGGGGTACTGGATGGCCTTCCACATGATGGCTGGAGAGTTGGGTGCATAGACGATCATCTTGCTGCTTCTAGTGCCCACCCGGTTGGCATGGTTGATGGCATAACAAAGACAGCCGATGTCTCCCATGTGATCGTAATGAAGATGACTCAACAATACGCCTTGGAACTGTTCCGACAAGTTTCCATGTTCAAAATACTTGGCCAGGACGCCACTGCCCAAGTCGATAAGAAATTTCCCTTCACTGGTGGTGATGAGCACCCCGCTGGTAGCTCCTCCTGGCTGGGGAAATGCTCCCCAATAGCCCAATATATCCACTTTTAATGTAAAATCCTTAGTCATCCAACCACACTGCCTTTTCTATCCCGATTTCTATGACGCTGCCTTCCGGTTTTTCAAAGTCCACCTCCATGAGCATCCGGATCAAGTCTTCTTCTTCACAACCATCCACTTGGAGGTAATATTCGATTTGACTGCCCTGATAAAGGTTTCTTCTTACGATGGCCTTGAGTCCGGAACCGGCTTCATCCTCGATATGCTGTGCCCGGACTGCTGCGTATCCTTCCGTCTGGTCGCTGTCCTTGAAAGGTACTTTCATGGTGTAGCGGTCACAAACACGGATGGTCATCATATTATTCTCGTCCGG encodes the following:
- the nusA gene encoding transcription termination factor NusA; the encoded protein is MNKEFIMALDSVEKEKGIDKEELIDAIEAAIASAYKKNYGSAHNIKINIDRETGEIDVHALKDIVEDVEDPVTQIGLEDARQIHGEYEIGDVAEIEIKPKNFGRIAAQNAKQLVVQRIKEAERNIIFNQFIEREDEIINGVIQRKEKNNVFIDLGKTEGIMLPTEQVQGEEYEQNKRIKVYLLEVKKTTKGPQILVSRTHPGLVKRLFESEVPEIYDGTVVIKSISREAGSRTKIAVFALDANVDPVGSCVGPKGIRVQNIVDELHGEKIDIIKWSDDPKEYIASSLSPAKVLRVDINEMEKSALVVVDDYQLSLAIGKEGQNARLAAKLTGWKIDIKSKTQAENMAQVQTAAEELLDDLEL
- the rnpM gene encoding RNase P modulator RnpM; translation: MKKIPQRTCIVCGNKIDKRNLVRVVKNKEGRIFFDPTGKANGRGAYLCGEDACIEGILKKNALNRAFKTDVAEEDKIRVMEEIKNGRK
- a CDS encoding L7Ae/L30e/S12e/Gadd45 family ribosomal protein; the protein is MEENKFYRFIGIAKKSGAVVSGDHMVEKELNRGTLRLVVVATDTSIRIRNKYERFCKELSIPMRIAGTKEVLGKAIGRDQAAVLGFKDKNQSENLIKLHENTIETGGVL
- the rimP gene encoding ribosome maturation factor RimP; amino-acid sequence: MTKRNTEGLVRDIALPLADALGYELVDVEYIKEGQNWYLRFYIDKEGGVTLEDCQTFSSRINVLLDEADPIANSYFLEVSSPGLDRPLKKVADFERYMDREIEVSLYTSLEGSKKYKGINKGLAEDVLILELPDGKTLEIPFKNVANAKLYFEF
- a CDS encoding MBL fold metallo-hydrolase — translated: MTKDFTLKVDILGYWGAFPQPGGATSGVLITTSEGKFLIDLGSGVLAKYFEHGNLSEQFQGVLLSHLHYDHMGDIGCLCYAINHANRVGTRSSKMIVYAPNSPAIMWKAIQYPYSDTRVLEDGMELEIAGAKVTVKKVNHTIECYAFRIERNGRSVVFYTDSSYDESHIDFIKGADLLICEATVSLGTRHSTGRGHMSDIEAGMTAAAAGVGKLCLYHLPSDGDIPFMRIRAGSKYDGPIVTPDMVSEFIL